One region of Xyrauchen texanus isolate HMW12.3.18 chromosome 11, RBS_HiC_50CHRs, whole genome shotgun sequence genomic DNA includes:
- the anp32b gene encoding acidic leucine-rich nuclear phosphoprotein 32 family member B isoform X1 — MDMKKRIHLELRNRTPSDVRELVLDNCRSNEGKIEGLTSEFVNLEFLSLINVGLLSVSNLPKLGKLKKLELSDNRISGGLDVLAEKLSNLTHLNLSGNKLKDISTLEPLKKLDHLKSLDLFNCEVTNLNEYRESVFKLLPQLTYLDGYDMDDQEASDSDGEADGVDDDEEDEFGEEFDEEEDDDDEDEVEGEEDDEDVSGEDEEEDLGQAGEVDDDEDDDDDDDEDDEEEEQGAKGEKRKREADDEDEEEEDDDEDDD, encoded by the exons ATGGACATGAAAAAGAGGATTCATTTGGAGCTGAGGAACAGGACCCCATCTGAT GTACGAGAACTTGTCCTTGACAACTGCAGATCAAATGAAGGGAAAATTGAAGGCCTCACATCGGAATTTGTTAATCTTGAATTTCTAAGTTTGATAAATGTTGGTCTACTCTCAGTTTCCAACCTTCCTAAACTTGGAAAACTTAAAAAG TTGGAACTCAGTGACAACAGAATCTCTGGTGGCCTTGATGTTTTAGCTGAAAAACTCTCCAATCTCACACATCTAAATCTAAGTGGAAACAAACTGAAAGACATCAGCACACTGGAACCCTTG AAAAAACTGGACCATTTGAAGAGTCTTGACCTTTTCAATTGTGAGGTCACAAACTTGAATGAGTACCGGGAAAGTGTCTTCAAGCTTCTTCCACAGCTCACATATCTGGATGGCTACGACATGGATGACCAAGAGGCCTCGGACTCGGACGGAGAAGCTGATGGAGTCGATGATGATGAGG AGGATGAGTTTGGAGAGGAATTTGAtgaagaggaagatgatgatgatgaagatgaggtTGAAGGAGAGGAGGATGATGAGGATGTCAGTGGAGAGGATGAG GAGGAAGACTTGGGCCAGGCGGGAGAGgtagatgatgatgaggatgatgatgatgacgacgacgAGGATGATGAAG AAGAAGAGCAAGGAGCAAAGGGCGAGAAGAGAAAACGAGAAGCGGATGatgaagatgaggaggaggaggatgatgatgaggatgatgattaA
- the anp32b gene encoding acidic leucine-rich nuclear phosphoprotein 32 family member B isoform X2 yields MDMKKRIHLELRNRTPSDVRELVLDNCRSNEGKIEGLTSEFVNLEFLSLINVGLLSVSNLPKLGKLKKLELSDNRISGGLDVLAEKLSNLTHLNLSGNKLKDISTLEPLKKLDHLKSLDLFNCEVTNLNEYRESVFKLLPQLTYLDGYDMDDQEASDSDGEADGVDDDEEDEFGEEFDEEEDDDDEDEVEGEEDDEDVSGEDEEEDLGQAGEVDDDEDDDDDDDEDDEEEQGAKGEKRKREADDEDEEEEDDDEDDD; encoded by the exons ATGGACATGAAAAAGAGGATTCATTTGGAGCTGAGGAACAGGACCCCATCTGAT GTACGAGAACTTGTCCTTGACAACTGCAGATCAAATGAAGGGAAAATTGAAGGCCTCACATCGGAATTTGTTAATCTTGAATTTCTAAGTTTGATAAATGTTGGTCTACTCTCAGTTTCCAACCTTCCTAAACTTGGAAAACTTAAAAAG TTGGAACTCAGTGACAACAGAATCTCTGGTGGCCTTGATGTTTTAGCTGAAAAACTCTCCAATCTCACACATCTAAATCTAAGTGGAAACAAACTGAAAGACATCAGCACACTGGAACCCTTG AAAAAACTGGACCATTTGAAGAGTCTTGACCTTTTCAATTGTGAGGTCACAAACTTGAATGAGTACCGGGAAAGTGTCTTCAAGCTTCTTCCACAGCTCACATATCTGGATGGCTACGACATGGATGACCAAGAGGCCTCGGACTCGGACGGAGAAGCTGATGGAGTCGATGATGATGAGG AGGATGAGTTTGGAGAGGAATTTGAtgaagaggaagatgatgatgatgaagatgaggtTGAAGGAGAGGAGGATGATGAGGATGTCAGTGGAGAGGATGAG GAGGAAGACTTGGGCCAGGCGGGAGAGgtagatgatgatgaggatgatgatgatgacgacgacgAGGATGATGAAG AAGAGCAAGGAGCAAAGGGCGAGAAGAGAAAACGAGAAGCGGATGatgaagatgaggaggaggaggatgatgatgaggatgatgattaA